From a single Arachnia propionica genomic region:
- a CDS encoding DJ-1/PfpI family protein, which translates to MYDVSMVLFEGFELLDVFGPVELLARLPEEYRIIYVAPDTGPVRSSQGAEIVVPVSLKDAAHSDIVFMPGGPGTRCLVRDEQFLQMLSHVAAPASIVVSVCTGSAVLAAAGLLNGYRATSNKRAFDWASGHGDEVTWVRRARWIHDRNRWTSSGVAAGMDMTAALIAHLTGPEAAATAAREIELKIHPDPTRDPFADPGDDPETSSAPLRC; encoded by the coding sequence GTGTACGACGTCTCGATGGTGTTGTTCGAGGGTTTCGAGCTGCTCGACGTGTTCGGGCCGGTCGAGCTCCTCGCCCGGCTGCCCGAGGAGTACCGGATCATCTACGTGGCACCCGACACAGGGCCGGTTCGCAGCAGTCAGGGAGCAGAAATCGTGGTTCCCGTGTCCTTGAAAGACGCAGCACACTCCGACATCGTGTTCATGCCGGGCGGACCAGGCACCCGCTGCCTGGTCCGCGACGAACAATTCCTCCAGATGCTCAGCCATGTGGCAGCCCCCGCTTCGATCGTCGTCTCGGTGTGCACCGGTTCAGCAGTTCTGGCGGCCGCTGGTTTGTTGAATGGGTACCGGGCCACATCCAACAAACGGGCCTTCGACTGGGCGTCAGGACACGGAGACGAGGTCACATGGGTACGCAGGGCGCGGTGGATACACGACCGGAACCGTTGGACCTCCTCCGGAGTGGCAGCCGGCATGGACATGACAGCCGCGTTGATCGCTCACCTCACGGGCCCGGAAGCCGCAGCGACGGCCGCCCGTGAAATCGAGTTGAAGATTCACCCCGACCCCACACGGGATCCCTTCGCGGACCCCGGTGACGATCCCGAAACATCATCCGCGCCGCTACGATGTTGA
- a CDS encoding AGE family epimerase/isomerase, with protein MNQPHPEQISWLDSMEHRSWLAQHRETLLDFFQPEVVLPGAGYAYLDSQGHALPRLGSQLWLGARMLHCFSIAAMQGRPGAEDVARHGIGFYLNGAGRDTEHGGWFPTVGGDSPSFRKELYGQAHILLGASSAATAGIPGGEELLAAALEVIEKFWVEADGAGIDAFDREFHQAEPYRGQNANMHLTEAYLAAYETTGDEQLLERAARIAHRIAGRAADATEGAWRLPEHFDATWRELPDHNRDEPRHPFRPYGSQPGHWLEWSKLLLQLRGLGVRETWLLDASRHLFDGAFHDAWADNGGFCYTVDWDGKPVVPERFFWEIAEGIGAAAGLFRATGEQRYEDAYRTLWAYADEHVIDHVDGSWWQELDVQNRPVTHTWEGKPDLYHAYQATFYALLPENRGIASWARDQHRGDITAN; from the coding sequence ATGAATCAACCGCACCCCGAGCAGATCAGCTGGCTGGACAGCATGGAGCATCGCAGCTGGCTCGCACAGCACCGGGAAACATTGCTGGACTTCTTCCAACCCGAGGTAGTGCTGCCCGGCGCGGGCTACGCCTACCTTGATTCACAAGGCCACGCCCTGCCCCGGCTGGGATCACAACTGTGGCTGGGTGCACGCATGCTGCACTGCTTCTCCATAGCGGCCATGCAGGGACGTCCCGGAGCCGAGGACGTGGCCCGGCACGGCATCGGTTTCTACCTGAACGGCGCCGGTCGCGACACCGAGCACGGCGGATGGTTCCCGACCGTCGGGGGCGATTCCCCCAGCTTCCGCAAGGAACTCTACGGGCAGGCCCACATCCTGCTCGGCGCCAGTTCCGCAGCCACCGCTGGGATTCCCGGGGGCGAGGAGCTGCTGGCAGCGGCCCTGGAGGTCATCGAGAAGTTCTGGGTGGAGGCCGATGGTGCGGGCATCGATGCCTTCGACCGCGAATTCCACCAGGCCGAGCCATACCGCGGCCAGAACGCCAACATGCACCTGACGGAGGCCTACCTGGCCGCCTACGAGACGACCGGCGACGAACAACTCCTGGAACGGGCTGCAAGAATCGCGCACCGCATCGCGGGCCGGGCCGCAGACGCCACGGAAGGGGCCTGGCGGCTCCCGGAGCACTTCGACGCCACCTGGCGGGAACTCCCCGACCACAACCGCGACGAGCCCCGGCATCCGTTCCGACCCTACGGTTCCCAACCCGGGCACTGGCTCGAATGGTCGAAGTTGCTGCTCCAGCTCCGCGGCCTCGGCGTTCGGGAGACCTGGTTGCTGGACGCCTCCCGGCACCTCTTCGATGGCGCATTCCACGACGCCTGGGCGGACAACGGCGGTTTCTGCTACACCGTCGACTGGGACGGGAAACCGGTGGTTCCGGAGCGGTTCTTCTGGGAGATCGCCGAAGGCATCGGCGCAGCCGCAGGACTGTTCCGCGCCACCGGTGAGCAGCGCTATGAAGACGCCTACCGCACTCTCTGGGCCTACGCCGATGAGCACGTCATCGACCACGTGGACGGTTCCTGGTGGCAGGAACTCGACGTGCAGAACCGTCCCGTCACCCACACGTGGGAGGGCAAACCTGACCTCTACCACGCCTATCAGGCCACCTTCTACGCCCTACTGCCAGAGAACCGAGGAATAGCCTCCTGGGCGCGCGACCAGCACCGAGGCGACATCACAGCGAACTGA
- a CDS encoding DNA-directed RNA polymerase subunit alpha — MLIAQRPTLSEETVSEHRSRFIIEPLEPGFGYTLGNSMRRTLLSSIPGAAVTSIKIEGNQHEFSTLEGVVEDVTEIILNLKGLVLSSEEDEPVVMYLRKAGAGEVTAADIQPPAGVEVHNPELHIATLSEGGKLEMELVVERGRGYVSSVLNKDPDAEIGRIPVDSIYSPVLKVSYKVEATRVAQRTDFDRLIIDVETKPSMAPRDAVASAGRTLVELFGLARELNVNAEGIEMGPSPVDEQIAESLNLPVEDLNLSVRSYNCLKREGIHTVGELVARSEEDLLDIRNFGSKSILEVKVTLHNLGLSLRDAAPGFDPIQAIERYDQEHEGEDDIDTEADEDYAETEQY; from the coding sequence ATGCTCATCGCACAGCGTCCGACCCTGTCGGAAGAGACGGTTTCCGAACACCGGTCACGGTTCATCATCGAGCCCCTCGAACCCGGTTTCGGTTACACCCTCGGCAACTCGATGCGTCGCACCCTGCTGTCGTCTATCCCGGGCGCGGCAGTGACCTCCATCAAGATCGAGGGCAACCAGCACGAGTTCTCCACCCTGGAGGGCGTCGTCGAGGACGTCACCGAGATCATCCTCAACCTCAAGGGCCTGGTCCTGTCCTCCGAGGAGGACGAACCTGTGGTCATGTACCTGCGCAAGGCGGGAGCCGGTGAGGTCACCGCGGCCGACATCCAACCGCCGGCTGGGGTCGAGGTGCACAACCCCGAACTGCACATCGCCACCCTCAGCGAAGGCGGCAAACTTGAGATGGAGCTCGTGGTCGAACGTGGTCGTGGATACGTTTCCAGCGTCCTCAACAAGGATCCCGACGCGGAGATCGGACGGATCCCCGTCGACTCCATCTACTCTCCCGTGCTGAAGGTGAGCTACAAGGTGGAGGCCACCCGCGTGGCGCAGCGCACCGACTTCGACCGTCTCATCATTGACGTCGAGACCAAGCCCTCCATGGCGCCCCGAGACGCCGTCGCATCCGCTGGACGGACCCTGGTGGAACTCTTCGGCCTGGCTCGTGAACTCAACGTCAACGCAGAGGGCATCGAGATGGGGCCCTCGCCCGTGGATGAGCAGATCGCCGAGTCGCTGAACCTGCCCGTCGAGGACCTGAACCTGTCGGTTCGTTCCTACAACTGCCTCAAGCGGGAAGGCATCCACACAGTCGGTGAGCTTGTCGCCCGCTCCGAGGAGGACCTCCTCGACATCCGTAATTTCGGCTCCAAGTCAATCCTCGAGGTCAAGGTCACCCTGCACAACCTGGGGCTTTCGTTGCGCGACGCCGCCCCGGGGTTCGACCCGATCCAGGCCATCGAGCGCTACGACCAGGAGCACGAGGGCGAGGATGACATCGACACCGAAGCGGACGAAGACTACGCCGAGACCGAGCAGTACTGA
- the rpsD gene encoding 30S ribosomal protein S4, translating to MARYTGPMTKKSRRLGTDLVGNDKAFERRPYPPGVHGRGRTKDSEYSLQLKEKQKARFAYGVLEKQFSRYYEEADRHPGKTGDNLLQILESRLDNVVYRAGFAATRRQARQLVVHGHFLVNGKKVNIPSYRVKAHDIIDVAEKSMNIHPLVVARETHGERSVPAWLEARPNRMRILVHQLPVREQIVIDVQEQMIVELYSK from the coding sequence ATGGCTCGTTACACCGGCCCCATGACCAAGAAGTCCCGTCGCCTCGGGACCGACCTGGTTGGCAACGACAAGGCTTTCGAACGCCGTCCCTACCCGCCCGGCGTCCACGGTCGCGGTCGCACCAAGGACTCCGAGTACTCGCTGCAGCTCAAGGAGAAGCAGAAGGCCCGTTTCGCCTACGGCGTCCTCGAGAAGCAGTTCAGCCGCTACTACGAGGAGGCGGACCGTCACCCAGGCAAAACTGGTGACAACCTGCTGCAGATCCTCGAATCGCGTCTCGACAACGTTGTGTACCGCGCAGGTTTTGCTGCCACCCGCAGGCAGGCCCGCCAGCTCGTGGTGCACGGTCACTTCCTCGTCAATGGCAAGAAGGTGAACATCCCGTCGTACCGTGTCAAGGCTCACGACATCATCGACGTCGCCGAGAAGTCGATGAACATCCACCCGCTCGTGGTGGCTCGTGAAACCCACGGCGAGCGCTCCGTTCCCGCGTGGCTCGAGGCCCGCCCCAACCGGATGCGCATCCTCGTCCACCAGCTCCCCGTCCGCGAACAGATCGTGATCGACGTCCAGGAGCAGATGATCGTCGAGCTCTACTCCAAGTAG
- the rpsK gene encoding 30S ribosomal protein S11, whose amino-acid sequence MATSRKQAAKTKVRRKEKKNVLAGQAHIKSTFNNTIISITDPNGAVISWASAGTVGFKGSRKSTPFAAQMAAEAAGRRAMEHGMKRVDVFVKGPGSGRETAIRSLGAVGLEVGTISDVTPVPHNGCRPPKRRRV is encoded by the coding sequence ATGGCAACAAGCCGCAAGCAGGCCGCCAAGACCAAGGTGCGCCGCAAGGAGAAGAAGAACGTCCTCGCCGGACAGGCTCACATCAAGAGCACCTTCAACAACACGATCATCTCGATCACTGATCCCAATGGGGCAGTGATCTCCTGGGCCTCCGCCGGCACCGTCGGCTTCAAGGGCTCCCGCAAGTCGACCCCCTTCGCCGCCCAGATGGCAGCCGAGGCCGCTGGCCGTCGCGCCATGGAGCACGGCATGAAGCGCGTCGACGTGTTCGTCAAGGGCCCGGGGTCGGGCCGTGAGACCGCGATCCGCTCGCTGGGCGCCGTGGGCCTTGAGGTCGGAACCATCTCCGACGTCACGCCCGTGCCGCACAACGGCTGCCGTCCGCCGAAGCGTCGCCGCGTCTGA
- the rpsM gene encoding 30S ribosomal protein S13: MARLVGVDLPRDKRLEVALTYIFGIGRTRAAETLAATGVSGDLRVHQLTDEQLVALRDHIEGNYEIEGDLRRTVAADIRRKVEIGNYQGRRHRSGLPVRGQRTRTNARTRKGKKKAVAGKKKAR, from the coding sequence ATGGCACGCCTCGTTGGTGTCGACCTGCCGCGCGACAAGCGCCTGGAGGTCGCCCTCACCTACATCTTCGGGATCGGTCGCACCCGCGCCGCCGAGACCCTCGCCGCCACCGGTGTCAGCGGCGATCTCCGTGTCCACCAGCTCACCGACGAGCAGCTCGTCGCGCTGCGTGACCACATCGAAGGCAACTACGAGATCGAGGGTGACCTCCGTCGTACCGTTGCCGCCGACATTCGCCGTAAGGTCGAGATCGGTAACTACCAGGGCCGTCGTCACCGCAGTGGCCTCCCGGTCCGTGGTCAGCGCACCCGCACCAATGCGCGCACCCGCAAGGGCAAGAAGAAGGCCGTGGCCGGCAAGAAGAAGGCACGCTGA
- the rpmJ gene encoding 50S ribosomal protein L36: MKVQPSVKKICDKCKVIRRHGRVMVICDNPRHKQRQG; this comes from the coding sequence ATGAAGGTTCAGCCGAGCGTCAAGAAGATCTGCGACAAGTGCAAGGTTATTCGCCGGCACGGTCGTGTGATGGTGATCTGCGACAACCCGCGCCACAAGCAGCGTCAGGGCTGA
- the infA gene encoding translation initiation factor IF-1, which yields MAKKEGALELEGTVVEALPNAMFRVELPNGHKVLTTISGKMRQHYIRILPADRVVVELSPYDLTRGRIVYRHK from the coding sequence ATGGCGAAGAAAGAAGGAGCCCTCGAACTCGAGGGGACCGTGGTCGAGGCGTTGCCCAACGCAATGTTTCGCGTTGAGTTGCCCAACGGGCACAAGGTTCTGACCACCATCAGCGGAAAAATGCGCCAGCATTACATCCGCATCCTGCCCGCTGACCGAGTGGTCGTCGAGCTTTCCCCCTACGACCTCACCCGCGGTCGTATCGTGTACCGGCACAAGTGA
- a CDS encoding YciI family protein produces MQYFAVHYTYVNDTELIARHRPDHRAFLSSLTGKGLIAGGAYPEAAPPSALLVVKAENAEAVSDLLADDPFRLNNVLADVRIVHWTPVIGVFAE; encoded by the coding sequence ATGCAGTATTTCGCCGTTCATTACACCTACGTCAACGACACCGAGCTCATCGCCCGTCACCGCCCCGATCACCGGGCCTTCCTGTCAAGCCTGACCGGCAAGGGGCTCATCGCGGGTGGGGCCTACCCCGAGGCCGCACCCCCATCGGCCCTCCTCGTGGTCAAGGCCGAGAACGCCGAGGCTGTCTCCGATCTGCTCGCCGACGATCCGTTCCGGCTCAACAATGTGCTGGCCGATGTCCGTATAGTCCACTGGACCCCGGTGATCGGAGTATTTGCGGAGTAG
- a CDS encoding DUF1707 domain-containing protein, with protein MSNLPPSSRYLQRAGEAVDDAERESLTKRVSDAFADGRLDADAYRQSMDVIYAAKTLGELVPVVEQLPAAAVNTPAIVGEGNLPAGQVGEIRTPARVGWVAFGAIAGAATLLAIVAILLLWLV; from the coding sequence ATGAGCAACTTGCCACCATCTTCCCGGTATCTTCAACGCGCTGGCGAAGCAGTTGATGATGCGGAGCGGGAATCATTGACGAAGCGGGTTTCGGATGCCTTCGCAGATGGTCGGCTGGACGCGGATGCCTATCGGCAGTCCATGGATGTGATCTACGCGGCCAAGACCCTGGGCGAACTGGTCCCGGTGGTGGAACAGCTCCCGGCGGCTGCGGTCAACACTCCTGCGATCGTCGGTGAAGGAAACCTACCTGCGGGGCAGGTTGGCGAGATCCGCACCCCGGCGCGTGTCGGCTGGGTTGCCTTCGGAGCAATCGCGGGTGCTGCGACCCTGCTGGCCATTGTGGCCATCCTGCTGCTGTGGCTGGTTTGA
- the map gene encoding type I methionyl aminopeptidase yields MSIEIKTPEQLLKMRAAGLVVAEGLRRMQEATAVGVTTAEIDEVGRTVLAERGATSNFLGYGAEYGAPFSGVACISVNDELVHGVPGDRVICDGDLVSIDFGAVVEGWHGDAARSFVVGEARAEDLEMLEATRQAMWAGIAAVRDGGRVGDVSRAIEQCVKCQPRRYGSLRDYTGHGIGSHMHMEPDVPNQFRFRPNPRLGVGMAIAVEPMLTLGLHQTVVAADEWTVRSRDGERGAHWENTVAITERGLWVLTEADGGETELTARGIPFGPLGE; encoded by the coding sequence ATGTCGATCGAGATCAAGACGCCCGAACAGCTGCTGAAAATGCGCGCCGCGGGGCTAGTCGTGGCCGAGGGGCTGCGCCGGATGCAGGAGGCCACCGCAGTGGGCGTCACGACCGCCGAGATCGATGAGGTGGGCCGAACAGTGCTCGCGGAGCGGGGTGCGACCTCGAATTTCCTGGGATACGGCGCCGAGTATGGCGCGCCGTTTTCCGGTGTCGCCTGCATCTCCGTGAACGACGAACTGGTTCACGGTGTCCCCGGTGATCGCGTGATCTGCGACGGCGATCTCGTTTCCATCGATTTCGGCGCCGTGGTGGAGGGATGGCATGGTGATGCGGCCCGGAGTTTCGTGGTCGGTGAGGCCCGGGCGGAGGATCTCGAGATGCTGGAGGCCACCCGGCAGGCCATGTGGGCCGGCATCGCCGCTGTCCGTGACGGCGGTCGCGTCGGAGACGTGTCGCGGGCCATCGAACAGTGCGTCAAGTGCCAGCCGCGTCGGTATGGATCGCTGCGCGACTACACGGGACACGGGATTGGTTCCCACATGCACATGGAGCCGGACGTTCCGAATCAGTTCAGGTTCCGCCCCAACCCACGTCTCGGCGTGGGGATGGCCATCGCGGTGGAACCGATGCTGACCCTGGGGCTGCATCAGACGGTGGTCGCTGCCGATGAATGGACGGTGCGAAGCCGCGACGGGGAGCGCGGAGCCCACTGGGAGAACACTGTGGCCATTACGGAGCGCGGGCTTTGGGTGCTCACAGAAGCCGATGGGGGAGAAACGGAACTGACCGCCCGCGGCATCCCTTTCGGGCCGCTCGGCGAGTGA
- a CDS encoding adenylate kinase yields MRMLIMGAPGAGKGTQATALADAYAIPAISTGDIFRANIRNGTELGVKVKALIDAGEYVPDDVTEAIVADRLAEDDCSSGFLLDGFPRTMHQVHFLDHNLSHQRQRLNVVVSLVVEPDVLVARLLDRAQKEGRTDDNEDTIRRRMEVYAGQTAPLLFHYERQGLLVEVEGTGTVEEVRQRMLDAVAAHKA; encoded by the coding sequence GTGAGAATGCTCATCATGGGTGCCCCCGGAGCAGGCAAGGGTACCCAGGCCACAGCGCTGGCCGACGCATATGCGATACCAGCCATATCGACCGGCGACATCTTCCGGGCCAACATCCGCAACGGCACCGAGCTGGGCGTCAAAGTCAAGGCCTTGATCGACGCCGGAGAATACGTGCCCGACGACGTCACGGAGGCCATCGTTGCCGATCGTCTGGCCGAGGATGACTGCTCCTCTGGGTTTCTCCTCGACGGTTTCCCACGCACCATGCATCAAGTGCACTTCCTGGACCACAACCTTTCCCATCAGCGGCAGCGCCTCAATGTCGTGGTCTCGTTGGTGGTGGAACCCGACGTGCTGGTCGCGCGCCTGCTGGACCGAGCCCAGAAGGAAGGGCGTACGGACGACAACGAAGACACCATCAGGCGCCGCATGGAGGTCTATGCCGGCCAGACCGCACCGCTGCTCTTCCACTACGAGCGGCAAGGGCTGCTCGTTGAGGTGGAGGGAACCGGAACCGTCGAGGAAGTGCGGCAGCGCATGCTCGATGCGGTGGCGGCGCACAAGGCCTGA
- the secY gene encoding preprotein translocase subunit SecY, protein MLSAFASAFKTPELRKKIFFTLGILLVFRLGSTIPAPNVNMQALNACVADATTGSKAGLYSLINLFSGGALLHLTIFALGVMPYITSSIILQLLAVVIPRLEALRKEGAAGQAKITQYTRYLTLVLALLQATAFVTMARTGQLLQCSRPILYAQELFPLITMVLTMTAGTVVIMWLGELITDRGVGNGMSVLIFTQIAAQFPTGLWSIKESHPGATGWFLFLAIIAIGLLVMLGILFMEQGQRRVPVQYAKRMVGRRLVGGSTTYIPLKVNQSGVIPVIFASSILYLPILYATFRPESETGQWIAANFHTNSWVYSTLQFLLIVGFCYFYVAITFNSEEVSDNMKKYGGFIPGIRAGKPTERYLTYVLNRLTAPGSLYLAVISMIPTLAFIAVGANQNFPFGGTSILIIVGVALDTVKRIESQLQQRNYEGFLR, encoded by the coding sequence ATGCTCTCCGCCTTCGCTAGCGCGTTCAAAACACCTGAGCTGCGCAAGAAGATCTTCTTCACGCTTGGGATCCTTCTGGTGTTCCGCCTCGGTTCCACCATCCCTGCCCCGAACGTGAACATGCAGGCGTTGAACGCATGCGTGGCAGATGCAACGACAGGTTCGAAGGCCGGGCTCTACTCCCTGATCAACCTGTTCTCGGGCGGTGCCCTGCTTCACCTGACGATCTTCGCCCTGGGCGTGATGCCCTACATCACGTCCTCGATCATCCTGCAGCTGCTCGCAGTGGTGATCCCGCGGCTGGAGGCCCTCCGCAAGGAGGGCGCCGCCGGGCAGGCCAAGATCACGCAATACACGCGGTATCTCACCCTCGTCCTGGCGCTGCTCCAGGCGACGGCATTCGTCACCATGGCGCGCACGGGCCAGCTGTTGCAGTGCAGCCGGCCCATCCTCTACGCACAGGAGCTCTTCCCGCTGATCACGATGGTGCTCACCATGACCGCCGGGACCGTCGTGATCATGTGGCTGGGCGAGCTGATCACCGATCGTGGCGTCGGCAACGGCATGTCCGTGCTGATCTTCACCCAGATCGCCGCTCAGTTCCCGACCGGCCTGTGGTCCATCAAGGAGAGCCACCCAGGGGCCACCGGTTGGTTTCTCTTCCTGGCCATCATCGCCATCGGTCTGCTCGTGATGCTCGGCATCTTGTTCATGGAGCAGGGACAGCGGCGCGTTCCCGTGCAGTACGCCAAGCGTATGGTCGGACGCAGGCTCGTGGGGGGATCGACCACCTACATCCCGCTGAAGGTCAATCAGTCCGGTGTCATTCCCGTGATTTTCGCCAGCTCCATCCTCTATCTACCGATTCTTTATGCCACCTTCCGGCCCGAGTCGGAAACCGGCCAGTGGATAGCTGCCAATTTCCACACGAACAGTTGGGTTTACAGCACCCTGCAGTTCCTGCTCATCGTCGGTTTCTGCTACTTCTACGTCGCGATCACCTTCAACTCTGAGGAGGTGTCGGACAACATGAAGAAGTACGGCGGTTTTATTCCCGGTATCCGTGCGGGCAAGCCTACGGAGCGTTACCTGACCTACGTGCTGAACCGTCTGACCGCGCCAGGTTCGTTGTATTTGGCGGTCATCTCGATGATTCCGACCCTCGCGTTCATCGCGGTCGGCGCGAACCAGAATTTCCCGTTCGGTGGGACCTCCATCCTCATCATCGTCGGTGTAGCCCTTGACACGGTCAAGCGCATCGAGAGTCAGCTGCAACAACGCAACTACGAAGGATTCCTGAGGTGA
- the wecB gene encoding non-hydrolyzing UDP-N-acetylglucosamine 2-epimerase — protein MKKVMTVYGTRPEGIKMAPVIRRLEEDSRFESISVVTGQHREMLDQVSEVLGITPTHDLNVFAPGQTLNEIMAHIITLLDPILEMQRPDAVVVQGDTATVAAAALTSFNRHIPVVHLEAGLRSGDIAAPFPEEANRSIATRISSLHLAPTRQCRYNLEREGIRGEHIVVTGNTVIDALMRAVDAGIPIRDEKIRHVVASGAPILLVTAHRRENWGLPMERIGRAVARLARRHPELHVILPAHLNPIVRHCLLPPLVGLDNVIACDPLPYGEFIQVLKASSIVLTDSGGLQEEAPALGKPVLVLRERTDRPEAIEVGAARLVGTDEEIILAEATSLLEGLARRAPVPEPVNPYGDGAAAVRAVAGIAAFLGVGDPLPDFVSRTPARTWPLIKSA, from the coding sequence ATGAAAAAAGTAATGACCGTGTACGGGACCCGTCCCGAGGGCATCAAGATGGCACCTGTCATCCGACGCCTGGAGGAGGACTCGCGTTTCGAGTCGATCTCGGTGGTCACGGGGCAGCACCGCGAGATGCTGGACCAGGTGAGTGAGGTTCTGGGAATCACCCCGACGCACGACCTCAACGTTTTCGCACCAGGCCAGACCCTCAATGAGATCATGGCCCACATCATCACACTGCTCGATCCCATTCTCGAGATGCAGCGCCCAGATGCCGTCGTGGTCCAGGGCGACACCGCCACCGTCGCCGCAGCGGCCCTGACTAGTTTCAACCGCCACATTCCCGTCGTCCATTTGGAGGCGGGACTTCGCAGCGGCGACATCGCTGCCCCGTTCCCGGAGGAGGCCAACCGCAGCATCGCGACACGGATCAGTTCCCTCCATCTGGCACCAACCCGGCAGTGCCGGTACAACCTGGAGCGGGAAGGCATCCGCGGTGAGCACATCGTTGTCACTGGCAACACCGTCATCGACGCTCTGATGCGCGCGGTAGATGCCGGGATCCCCATCCGGGACGAAAAGATCCGCCACGTGGTCGCCTCGGGAGCACCGATCCTGCTGGTCACCGCTCATCGCCGGGAAAACTGGGGTCTACCCATGGAACGGATCGGTCGCGCCGTCGCCCGTTTGGCGCGTCGTCATCCCGAGCTTCACGTCATCCTGCCAGCCCATCTGAATCCCATCGTCCGGCACTGCCTGCTACCTCCCCTAGTCGGCCTGGACAACGTCATCGCCTGCGATCCTCTCCCCTACGGCGAGTTCATCCAGGTCCTGAAAGCCTCGAGCATCGTACTGACGGATTCCGGGGGTTTGCAGGAGGAGGCGCCGGCCCTTGGCAAACCCGTCCTGGTACTGCGCGAGAGAACGGATCGCCCTGAGGCGATCGAGGTCGGAGCGGCTCGCCTGGTCGGCACTGACGAAGAGATCATCCTCGCGGAAGCCACCAGCCTGCTTGAAGGACTTGCCCGACGAGCACCGGTCCCTGAACCAGTCAATCCATACGGCGACGGCGCAGCCGCCGTACGTGCGGTCGCCGGCATCGCTGCATTCCTTGGCGTCGGCGACCCCCTCCCTGACTTCGTCAGTCGCACCCCGGCGCGGACCTGGCCGTTGATCAAATCCGCCTGA